From Blattabacterium cuenoti, a single genomic window includes:
- the ccoS gene encoding cbb3-type cytochrome oxidase assembly protein CcoS produces the protein MDVLIIMILSSISLGAFFLIIFLIGLYFGQFDDYESPSIRILIDDFDKN, from the coding sequence ATGGATGTATTAATCATTATGATATTATCTAGTATTTCTTTGGGAGCGTTTTTTCTCATTATATTTTTAATAGGTCTTTATTTCGGTCAATTTGATGATTATGAATCTCCTAGTATTAGAATTTTAATTGATGATTTTGACAAAAATTAA
- the ccoN gene encoding cytochrome-c oxidase, cbb3-type subunit I, giving the protein MKLKTYYYNNRIVKAFLYATMFWALIGFLAGLFVALLLFCPEIPEFIFGNKLKNSQGVMGFGRWRMLHTSTAIFAFVGNIIFTGYYYALQRLLKTRIFSDILSWIHFWGWQIFIISTWITFLLGINTSKEYAEHEWPIDIGILIIWIIYGINMIGSILKRKIKHLYVSIWFLLGTWVAVGMLHVFNNLELPISLLSFKSYSIYAGVQDALMQWWYGHNAVAFILTTPILGLMYYFVPKASNQPIFSYKLSIIHFWSLIFIYIWAGPHHLMYTSLPNWAQMLGTIFSIMLIAPSWGGMLNGLLTLRGSWNQMKTNPVLKFFVVGITCYGMATFEGPMLATKTLNSIGHFTDWVIAHVHLGTLGWNGFMAFGIMYWLTQKIWNTKLYSISLANIHFWLGVLGIILYIFPMYFGSILQSIMWKKFNPDGTLAYKNFLDSVLSIIPFYKIRFIGGIIYFIGFILMIFNIIKTIKQGYFLDNEEFKCDPFYGNRNVKDKGESFHGWLEKKPIQFTILSFIAVAIGGFIEIIPTLVIKSNVPTIHNVKPYKALELEGRDLFVREGCNACHSAQVRPFRDEVLRYGEYSKAGEFVYDHPFLWGSKRTGPDLAREGGKNPNSWHFNHMYDPRSTSPGSIMPKYPWLIYNKLDRSNTEKKIKAMIKLGVPYTLEYIKNIHQDMDYQANQIVHDIYNESPSLKKEIDQQKKIEKEKFIPLEKREIIALIAYLQRLGTDIKS; this is encoded by the coding sequence ATGAAATTAAAAACATATTATTATAATAACAGGATTGTAAAAGCTTTTTTATATGCTACAATGTTTTGGGCTCTTATTGGATTTTTAGCCGGTTTATTTGTAGCTCTATTATTATTTTGTCCTGAAATTCCTGAATTTATATTTGGGAATAAACTTAAAAATTCTCAGGGGGTTATGGGTTTTGGTAGATGGAGGATGTTACATACGAGTACGGCTATTTTTGCTTTTGTAGGAAATATTATTTTTACAGGTTATTATTATGCATTACAACGTTTATTAAAAACGAGAATTTTTAGTGATATTCTTAGTTGGATTCATTTTTGGGGATGGCAAATATTTATCATTTCTACTTGGATTACTTTTTTATTAGGAATAAATACAAGTAAAGAATATGCTGAACATGAATGGCCCATAGATATAGGAATATTAATCATTTGGATCATTTACGGCATTAATATGATTGGAAGTATTTTAAAAAGAAAAATTAAACATTTATATGTAAGCATTTGGTTTTTATTAGGAACATGGGTCGCTGTAGGGATGTTACATGTATTCAATAATCTTGAACTTCCTATATCTCTTTTATCTTTTAAAAGTTATTCTATATATGCTGGAGTACAAGATGCTTTAATGCAATGGTGGTATGGTCATAATGCTGTAGCATTTATTTTAACTACACCTATATTGGGATTAATGTATTATTTTGTTCCAAAAGCATCTAACCAACCTATTTTTTCCTATAAACTTTCTATTATCCATTTTTGGTCATTAATATTTATATATATTTGGGCAGGGCCTCATCATTTAATGTATACATCTCTTCCTAATTGGGCTCAAATGTTGGGTACTATTTTTTCAATTATGCTAATTGCTCCTTCATGGGGAGGAATGTTGAATGGGTTGCTGACTTTAAGAGGTTCTTGGAATCAAATGAAAACAAATCCTGTTTTAAAATTTTTTGTAGTTGGAATTACTTGTTATGGAATGGCTACTTTTGAAGGCCCTATGTTAGCAACGAAAACTCTAAATTCTATAGGACATTTTACGGATTGGGTTATTGCTCATGTTCATTTAGGGACTTTGGGATGGAATGGTTTTATGGCTTTTGGAATTATGTATTGGTTAACACAAAAAATATGGAATACAAAATTGTATTCTATATCATTGGCTAATATTCATTTTTGGTTAGGTGTTTTAGGTATTATTTTATATATTTTTCCTATGTATTTTGGTTCTATTTTGCAATCTATTATGTGGAAAAAATTCAATCCTGATGGAACCTTAGCTTATAAGAATTTTTTAGATTCTGTTTTATCTATTATTCCATTCTATAAAATAAGATTTATAGGTGGGATTATTTACTTTATAGGTTTTATTTTAATGATTTTTAATATCATTAAAACAATAAAACAAGGTTATTTTTTAGATAATGAAGAATTCAAATGCGATCCATTTTATGGAAATCGTAATGTAAAAGATAAAGGAGAATCATTTCATGGATGGTTAGAAAAAAAACCAATCCAATTTACAATTTTATCTTTTATAGCAGTAGCTATTGGTGGATTTATTGAAATTATACCTACTTTAGTCATTAAGTCTAATGTTCCCACTATTCATAATGTTAAACCTTATAAAGCCTTAGAATTAGAGGGTCGAGATTTATTTGTTAGAGAAGGATGTAATGCTTGTCATAGTGCACAAGTTCGTCCATTTAGAGATGAAGTGCTTCGTTATGGAGAGTATTCTAAAGCTGGAGAATTTGTATACGATCATCCATTTCTTTGGGGATCAAAACGAACTGGACCGGATTTAGCTAGAGAAGGAGGAAAAAATCCTAATTCCTGGCACTTTAATCATATGTATGATCCTCGTTCTACTTCTCCTGGATCAATTATGCCAAAATATCCTTGGTTAATTTATAATAAATTAGATAGATCTAATACAGAAAAAAAAATAAAAGCAATGATAAAATTAGGTGTTCCATATACTTTGGAATATATAAAAAATATCCATCAAGATATGGACTATCAAGCCAATCAAATTGTACATGATATTTATAACGAATCTCCCAGTTTGAAAAAAGAAATAGATCAACAAAAAAAAATAGAAAAAGAAAAATTTATTCCATTGGAAAAAAGAGAAATTATAGCTCTTATTGCTTATTTACAGCGATTAGGTACTGATATAAAATCTTAA
- a CDS encoding cytochrome oxidase produces MISFFKQYLTGEKNIGIFQSIMLILFFLSFFFIIFFVFSRSKKYYHKISLIPLEIEKKLEKERL; encoded by the coding sequence ATGATAAGTTTCTTTAAACAATATTTGACAGGAGAAAAAAATATAGGTATTTTTCAATCTATTATGTTAATTTTATTTTTTTTGTCATTTTTTTTTATAATATTTTTTGTTTTTTCAAGATCTAAAAAATATTATCATAAAATCAGCTTAATTCCTTTAGAAATAGAAAAAAAACTAGAAAAAGAAAGGTTATGA
- a CDS encoding cbb3-type cytochrome c oxidase N-terminal domain-containing protein, translating into MRSKIPSFIIIPSILSVIIFMLYVFLTSYNHISYLIHPIIIFFFIITTILLSVLESINKLIFKKKLQFLSKEERTKIIEENEGNYFYRLYRFIFYDYKKISHDKVEKIDHGFDGIIELNNKLPMWWIHLFYFTIVFSAIYFFSYLLLDFSNPYKEYDIAYKNQLKEIEMFEKMTPQITIENASFKENLINRGKVLFEENCATCHQSDGSGNIGPNLTDNYWINIKEKDLFKNIFFIIWNGSENNPTMRAFGQSGEIKGNDIEKISSYVYFINQKSVKPLTGKVPQGIKITTWSKI; encoded by the coding sequence ATGAGATCTAAAATTCCTTCCTTTATTATAATTCCTTCTATTTTATCTGTTATAATATTTATGCTTTATGTATTTCTTACAAGCTATAATCATATATCTTATTTAATCCATCCTATTATTATATTTTTTTTCATTATAACTACAATATTACTATCTGTTTTAGAATCTATTAATAAATTAATTTTTAAAAAAAAATTACAATTTCTTTCAAAAGAAGAAAGAACTAAAATTATTGAAGAAAATGAAGGAAATTATTTTTATAGACTTTACAGATTTATATTTTATGATTATAAAAAAATCAGTCATGATAAAGTTGAAAAAATAGACCATGGATTTGATGGGATTATAGAATTAAATAATAAATTACCCATGTGGTGGATTCATCTTTTTTATTTTACCATTGTTTTTTCTGCAATTTATTTTTTTTCTTATTTATTATTAGATTTTTCTAATCCCTATAAAGAATATGATATAGCTTATAAAAATCAATTAAAAGAAATTGAAATGTTTGAAAAAATGACTCCACAAATCACTATAGAAAATGCATCTTTTAAAGAAAATTTAATCAATAGGGGAAAAGTTCTATTCGAGGAAAATTGTGCGACTTGTCATCAATCGGATGGAAGCGGAAATATAGGTCCTAATTTAACAGATAATTATTGGATCAATATAAAAGAAAAAGATTTATTTAAAAATATATTTTTTATAATATGGAATGGAAGTGAGAATAACCCAACTATGCGTGCTTTTGGTCAATCAGGAGAAATTAAAGGGAATGATATTGAAAAAATATCTAGTTATGTTTATTTTATTAATCAAAAATCTGTTAAACCTTTAACAGGGAAAGTTCCTCAAGGAATAAAAATAACAACATGGAGTAAAATATAA
- a CDS encoding FixH family protein, which produces MKFNWDTGIVLSLVVFIIFIIYIAFFFPHVGSQLVSDRYYEEEMRYQEIINEKKNALKLPVKIKVISLHYGIEITFPPVNHDIHGFFTLFRSSSKNLDFTKSFKILKSSKKILLIPKKFLKKGYYKLIIRWKTNKKYFFEKDIFWN; this is translated from the coding sequence ATGAAATTCAATTGGGATACTGGAATTGTGTTATCTTTAGTTGTTTTTATAATCTTTATTATTTACATTGCTTTCTTTTTTCCACATGTAGGAAGTCAACTTGTATCAGATAGATATTACGAAGAAGAAATGAGATATCAAGAAATTATAAATGAGAAAAAAAATGCGCTAAAACTTCCTGTAAAAATAAAAGTTATTTCTTTACATTATGGTATTGAAATAACATTTCCTCCTGTTAATCATGATATTCATGGGTTTTTTACCTTATTTAGATCTTCTTCCAAAAATTTAGATTTTACAAAATCTTTTAAGATATTAAAGTCTTCCAAAAAAATTTTGTTAATTCCTAAAAAATTTTTAAAAAAAGGATATTATAAACTTATAATTAGATGGAAAACAAACAAAAAATATTTTTTTGAAAAAGATATTTTTTGGAATTAA
- a CDS encoding NADP-dependent malic enzyme has product MRKNISNFREESLNYHSQFPSGKIQITPTKKYSSQRDLSLAYSPGVAEPCKEIARSSIEAYKYTSKGNLVAVITNGSAVLGLGHIGALASKPVMEGKALLFKIFSGIDVFDIEIDESDPEKFIEIVKAIAPTFGGINLEDIKAPEAFEIEKRLKKELNIPIMHDDQHGTAIISGAALLNAITYVGKKINKIKMIINGAGAAAISCARIYKKLGVKSENILMFDSKGLLHISRKDLNEEKKEFSVNIYPVKKLEEAINNSDVFIGLSVGGILTPKMLKSMAINPIVFAMANPDPEIDYNLAIKVRPDIIMATGRSDYPNQVNNVLGFPYIFRGALDVHANVINDEMKLAAVYSIASLAKEPVPEQVNIVYNKKNISFGKEYIIPKPFDNRLITRVAPAVAKAAMDSGVAKNPILDWDIYQEKLLDRMGYESKMLRMIQNRARTNPKKIVFCNGEEYDILKSVQILYEEGIISIPIVLGNEDRIKRLINQNNLDIELEIIDPEKEENIKKVEEYALILWKRRNRKGLTLYDSKIRMRTNDHFGAMMVDQGKADAVITGYSRSFSLSLRPMLEVIGKADPIHKTAGMMILLTKRGPLFLADTAVIPDPTSEELARIALMVSQVVKEFDIEPRIAMLSFQNFSSNSKTSYKVSQTVAFLHKKYPDLIVDGEIQPDFALNEFLLSSKFPFSKLVKKRANIFIFPNLESGNLTYKFIRGLGDVQTIGPVILGMRKPVHVMQMQSSIEEIVNLSTLAVIDAQMR; this is encoded by the coding sequence ATGAGAAAAAACATAAGTAATTTTCGTGAAGAATCTTTAAACTATCATAGTCAATTTCCTTCTGGAAAAATACAAATAACTCCTACGAAAAAATATAGCAGTCAGAGAGATTTATCTCTTGCATACTCTCCAGGAGTTGCTGAACCTTGTAAGGAAATAGCTCGTTCTTCCATAGAAGCCTATAAATATACTTCTAAAGGAAATTTGGTCGCAGTAATCACTAATGGTTCGGCTGTATTAGGATTAGGACATATTGGGGCTTTAGCATCCAAACCTGTTATGGAAGGTAAAGCTCTTTTATTTAAGATATTTTCTGGTATTGATGTTTTTGATATAGAAATTGATGAATCTGATCCAGAAAAATTTATAGAAATAGTGAAAGCCATTGCTCCTACTTTCGGGGGAATTAATTTAGAAGATATAAAAGCTCCAGAAGCTTTCGAAATAGAAAAAAGACTTAAAAAAGAACTTAATATTCCGATCATGCACGATGATCAACATGGAACCGCTATTATTTCTGGAGCAGCATTACTTAATGCTATTACTTATGTAGGTAAAAAAATTAATAAAATTAAAATGATAATAAACGGAGCTGGAGCTGCCGCTATTTCTTGTGCACGAATATACAAAAAACTTGGAGTTAAATCGGAAAATATTCTTATGTTTGATAGTAAGGGTTTATTACATATTTCCAGAAAAGATTTAAATGAAGAAAAAAAAGAATTTTCTGTTAATATTTATCCAGTTAAAAAATTGGAAGAAGCTATTAATAATTCAGATGTTTTCATAGGTTTATCTGTTGGAGGAATTTTAACTCCCAAAATGTTAAAAAGTATGGCAATAAATCCAATTGTATTTGCTATGGCGAATCCTGATCCGGAAATAGATTATAATTTAGCTATTAAAGTCCGTCCAGATATTATTATGGCTACAGGAAGAAGCGATTATCCAAATCAAGTAAATAACGTATTAGGATTTCCTTATATATTTAGAGGAGCATTAGATGTTCATGCTAATGTTATCAATGATGAAATGAAACTCGCAGCAGTTTATTCTATTGCTTCTTTAGCAAAAGAACCTGTTCCGGAACAGGTTAATATTGTTTATAACAAAAAAAATATTTCTTTTGGAAAAGAATATATAATTCCAAAACCTTTTGATAATCGTTTAATAACTCGTGTAGCTCCTGCTGTAGCAAAAGCGGCAATGGATTCTGGAGTTGCAAAAAATCCTATTTTAGATTGGGATATTTATCAAGAAAAATTACTTGATAGGATGGGATATGAAAGCAAAATGCTTAGAATGATTCAAAATAGAGCTCGTACAAATCCTAAAAAAATTGTTTTTTGTAATGGAGAAGAATACGACATTTTAAAATCAGTTCAAATTCTTTATGAAGAAGGCATCATTTCTATTCCCATAGTTTTAGGAAATGAAGATCGTATAAAACGTTTAATTAATCAAAATAATTTAGATATTGAATTAGAAATTATAGATCCAGAGAAAGAAGAAAATATAAAAAAAGTCGAAGAATATGCTCTAATACTTTGGAAAAGAAGAAATAGAAAAGGTTTAACTTTATATGATTCCAAAATTCGTATGCGAACCAATGACCATTTTGGTGCGATGATGGTGGACCAAGGAAAAGCAGATGCTGTTATTACAGGATATTCTAGAAGTTTTTCATTAAGTTTACGTCCTATGTTAGAAGTTATAGGAAAAGCAGATCCTATTCATAAAACAGCAGGAATGATGATTTTATTAACGAAACGTGGTCCTCTATTTTTAGCGGATACCGCTGTTATACCAGATCCAACAAGTGAAGAATTAGCTAGAATAGCTTTAATGGTATCTCAAGTAGTTAAAGAATTTGATATTGAACCACGTATAGCAATGTTATCTTTTCAAAATTTTTCATCTAATTCAAAAACATCTTATAAAGTTTCTCAAACAGTAGCTTTTTTACATAAAAAATATCCAGACTTAATTGTAGATGGAGAAATTCAACCTGATTTTGCTTTAAATGAATTTTTATTATCTAGTAAATTTCCTTTTTCTAAACTTGTAAAAAAAAGAGCAAATATTTTTATTTTTCCAAACTTAGAATCAGGAAATTTAACCTATAAATTTATTAGAGGATTAGGAGACGTTCAAACCATTGGCCCCGTAATACTAGGAATGAGAAAACCTGTACATGTCATGCAAATGCAATCCAGTATAGAAGAAATAGTGAACTTATCTACTTTAGCTGTAATAGATGCACAAATGAGATAA
- the murI gene encoding glutamate racemase: protein MKISPLSPIGIFDSGIGGLLIAKEIKIQMPYEDFIYFGDTKNMPYGEKSKDFIIKNSMKIASFLYEKKCKALVIACNSITSNALDLIHKKFHKKILIFNVIDPVVRNTVFLSYKRIGIIATPATIYSNFYTRKIKNNYHHLDIIQMPTPLLAPIIENGWEIKKINPIIKNYLNHLKSIDAILLACTHYLFLKQEIKNFFHGKVHLIDIQKIVVQEIKKKLDEKKLLCFRPIWNRFPIFYTSSSIPFFFEEKVRILFGKKVFFKTHIFLILSHLCIYYS from the coding sequence ATGAAAATAAGTCCATTATCTCCAATAGGAATATTTGATTCTGGAATTGGCGGACTTCTTATAGCTAAAGAAATAAAAATTCAAATGCCCTACGAAGACTTTATTTATTTCGGCGATACAAAAAATATGCCTTATGGAGAAAAATCTAAAGATTTTATCATAAAGAATTCAATGAAGATAGCTTCTTTTCTTTACGAAAAAAAGTGTAAAGCGTTAGTTATTGCATGTAATTCTATTACATCTAATGCTTTAGATTTGATTCACAAAAAATTTCACAAAAAAATATTAATATTTAATGTCATAGATCCTGTCGTTAGAAATACAGTTTTTCTTTCTTATAAAAGAATAGGAATTATTGCAACACCTGCTACTATATATTCAAATTTTTATACAAGAAAAATAAAAAATAACTATCATCATCTAGATATAATTCAAATGCCTACTCCTTTATTAGCTCCTATTATAGAAAATGGATGGGAAATAAAAAAAATCAATCCTATTATAAAAAATTATTTAAATCATTTAAAATCAATAGACGCAATATTATTAGCTTGTACTCATTATTTATTTTTAAAACAAGAAATAAAAAATTTTTTTCATGGAAAAGTTCATTTAATTGATATTCAAAAAATAGTAGTACAAGAAATAAAAAAAAAATTAGATGAAAAAAAATTATTATGTTTTCGTCCTATATGGAATCGATTTCCTATTTTTTATACATCTAGCTCTATTCCCTTTTTCTTTGAAGAGAAAGTACGAATTCTTTTTGGAAAAAAAGTGTTTTTTAAAACACATATTTTTTTAATTTTATCTCATTTGTGCATCTATTACAGCTAA
- the rpsT gene encoding 30S ribosomal protein S20, which produces MANHLSSLKRIRQNYVRRLRNKYLYKSTKTAIKKFFLDQNKKQYSIVISMIDKLAKKNIIHANKAARLKKKLSKKIIFN; this is translated from the coding sequence ATGGCAAATCATTTATCTTCTTTAAAAAGAATTAGACAAAACTATGTTAGACGATTACGTAATAAATATCTATATAAAAGTACGAAAACGGCTATAAAAAAATTTTTTTTGGATCAAAATAAAAAACAATATTCTATTGTTATTTCTATGATAGATAAGTTGGCTAAGAAAAATATTATACATGCAAATAAAGCTGCTCGATTGAAGAAAAAATTAAGTAAAAAAATTATTTTTAATTAA
- a CDS encoding C40 family peptidase, with protein MEYKYERIFFRKKKQNIHKNNSKNYFQFINQKLFFQKQIECIIKKAINYMYTPYKYGGNTKYGIDCSAFIKNIFASYKILLPRISYNQAKKGLFIPKEKIEKGDLLFFATGTSKKINHVGMVIHISNNNIFFIHASRSNGVIISQLYQKYWNHKFIMARRILYSS; from the coding sequence ATGGAATATAAATATGAAAGAATTTTTTTCAGAAAAAAAAAACAAAATATACATAAGAATAATTCAAAAAATTATTTTCAATTTATTAATCAAAAATTGTTTTTTCAGAAACAAATAGAATGCATTATAAAAAAAGCTATAAATTACATGTATACTCCATATAAATATGGAGGGAATACCAAATATGGAATAGATTGTTCTGCTTTTATTAAAAATATTTTTGCTTCTTATAAAATCTTATTACCACGTATTTCTTACAATCAAGCTAAGAAAGGTTTGTTTATCCCAAAAGAAAAAATAGAAAAAGGAGATTTGTTATTCTTCGCTACAGGAACATCTAAAAAAATTAATCATGTAGGAATGGTAATACATATTAGTAATAATAATATATTTTTTATTCACGCATCTAGATCTAATGGGGTTATTATATCTCAACTATATCAAAAATATTGGAATCATAAATTTATTATGGCAAGAAGAATTCTTTATTCTTCATAA
- a CDS encoding 3-phosphoshikimate 1-carboxyvinyltransferase: MSSYIKIYKNRNSLYGSVSITGSKSISNRLLILQALYKDDIHIDNLSNCEDTKILKKSLMNPSNILDIHHAGTTMRFLTSYLSIQEGKKVILTGSNRMKERPILILVEALKKLGAEIHYLEKKGYPPIQIFGKKIMGGEINMNAKISSQYISSLMLIASQFKMGLKIFLQGNITSIPYIKMTFDLLTISGIKANWEERVIHIYPVKNKGKKYFYIESDWSSASYYYSMATIANKSHINLRSYSTDTSIQGDQKVSYIYEKYFGISTILNKDIITLKKKLNFLFPKFIELDLNKTPDLAQTIVITCASLGIKCYLKGLETLKIKETDRLQALKKELIKFGVITKITDSCLEITNFYKKKIDSSIRIKTYQDHRMAMSFSVFGLCSNFIEIENPNVVEKSYPNFWKDLKSLGFLVNSYEE, from the coding sequence ATGTCTTCTTATATTAAGATTTACAAAAATAGGAATTCCTTATATGGATCTGTATCTATAACGGGTTCTAAAAGTATATCTAATCGTCTTTTAATTTTGCAAGCTCTTTATAAAGATGATATTCATATTGATAATCTATCTAACTGTGAAGATACAAAAATATTAAAAAAAAGTTTGATGAACCCTTCTAATATATTAGATATTCATCATGCTGGGACAACTATGCGTTTTTTAACTTCTTATTTATCTATACAAGAAGGAAAAAAAGTAATATTGACAGGATCAAATAGAATGAAAGAAAGACCGATTCTTATACTTGTAGAAGCTTTAAAAAAGTTAGGAGCCGAAATTCATTATTTAGAAAAAAAAGGGTATCCTCCAATACAAATTTTTGGAAAAAAAATTATGGGAGGTGAAATAAATATGAATGCAAAAATTAGTAGTCAATATATCAGTTCTCTTATGTTAATTGCTAGTCAATTTAAAATGGGTTTAAAAATATTTCTTCAAGGAAATATAACATCTATTCCTTATATAAAAATGACTTTTGATTTATTGACTATATCCGGAATAAAAGCGAATTGGGAGGAAAGGGTTATTCATATTTATCCAGTTAAAAATAAGGGTAAAAAATATTTTTATATAGAGTCAGATTGGAGTTCTGCTTCTTATTATTATTCTATGGCTACTATTGCAAATAAAAGTCATATTAATTTACGTTCATATAGTACTGACACCAGTATACAAGGAGATCAAAAAGTTTCTTATATATATGAAAAATATTTTGGAATATCTACCATCTTAAATAAAGATATAATAACATTGAAAAAAAAATTGAATTTTTTATTCCCCAAATTTATTGAATTAGATTTAAATAAAACTCCCGATTTAGCTCAAACTATTGTTATTACTTGTGCATCTCTTGGCATTAAATGTTATTTAAAAGGATTAGAAACATTGAAAATTAAAGAAACAGATAGATTACAAGCATTGAAAAAAGAACTTATCAAATTTGGAGTAATCACAAAAATCACGGATTCTTGTTTAGAAATAACAAACTTTTATAAAAAAAAAATTGATTCTTCGATTAGAATTAAAACTTATCAAGATCATAGAATGGCAATGTCTTTTTCTGTATTTGGATTATGTTCTAATTTTATAGAAATAGAAAACCCCAATGTTGTAGAAAAATCATATCCTAATTTTTGGAAAGACTTAAAATCTTTAGGTTTTTTAGTTAATTCTTATGAAGAATAA
- a CDS encoding nucleotide pyrophosphohydrolase, producing the protein MEIKKLQKLVHHWILDHGIRYFDVLTNTILLSEEVGEVSRIIARNYGEQSPKKSCKKNEDLGEELSDVLFIILCLANQTGIDLEKSFYKKLKKKEIRDHDRHHENKKLQ; encoded by the coding sequence TTGGAAATCAAAAAATTACAAAAATTAGTTCATCATTGGATACTTGATCATGGAATTCGTTATTTTGATGTATTAACAAATACTATTCTTTTGTCTGAAGAAGTAGGAGAAGTTTCTAGAATTATTGCTAGAAATTATGGTGAACAATCACCAAAAAAAAGCTGTAAAAAAAATGAAGATCTTGGAGAAGAATTATCAGACGTATTATTTATTATTCTTTGTTTAGCCAATCAAACTGGAATTGATCTAGAAAAGTCCTTTTATAAAAAGTTAAAAAAAAAGGAAATTAGAGATCATGACAGACATCATGAAAATAAAAAACTACAATAA
- a CDS encoding transketolase family protein yields the protein MKQYENKGLKETRAGFGEALTFLGRTNPKVVALCADLTTSLFMDQFSKEFPERFFQIGIAEANMIGIAAGLSIGQYIPFAGTFANFATSRVYDQIRQSIVYSYKNVKICASHSGLTLGEDGATHQSLEDIGMMKMLPGMTVINTCDYNQTYAATLAISNHIGPVYLRFGRPSVANFTDENQIFEIGKAVVLTEGKDVTIVSTGHLVWESLEASRILYETKGIECEVINLHTIKPLDDDAILKSVDKTKCIVTAEEHNYWGGLGESIARILTTHKYNKRIQSFVAVNDTFGESGKPMELLKKYNIDRDSIINHIQFVLKNKNK from the coding sequence ATGAAACAATATGAAAATAAAGGACTGAAAGAAACTAGAGCAGGTTTTGGTGAAGCTCTAACCTTTTTGGGTAGAACAAATCCTAAAGTGGTTGCATTATGTGCAGATTTGACGACCTCTTTATTTATGGATCAGTTTTCTAAAGAATTTCCTGAAAGATTTTTTCAAATAGGAATAGCGGAAGCTAATATGATAGGGATAGCAGCAGGGCTTAGTATTGGTCAATATATACCCTTTGCTGGAACATTTGCAAATTTTGCTACATCGCGTGTTTATGATCAAATACGTCAATCGATTGTTTATTCTTATAAAAATGTCAAAATATGTGCTTCTCATTCTGGTTTAACTTTAGGAGAAGATGGAGCTACACACCAAAGTTTAGAAGATATAGGAATGATGAAAATGCTACCCGGTATGACAGTCATTAATACCTGTGATTATAATCAGACTTATGCCGCCACTTTAGCTATATCGAATCATATAGGCCCAGTATATTTACGTTTTGGTCGTCCTTCTGTTGCTAATTTTACAGATGAAAATCAAATATTTGAAATAGGAAAAGCTGTTGTATTAACGGAAGGAAAAGATGTTACTATTGTGAGCACAGGACATTTGGTTTGGGAATCTTTAGAAGCTTCTAGGATTTTATATGAAACAAAGGGAATAGAATGCGAAGTTATTAATCTTCATACTATTAAACCGTTAGATGATGATGCTATTTTAAAATCTGTTGATAAAACAAAATGTATTGTGACCGCAGAAGAACACAATTATTGGGGGGGATTAGGAGAGAGTATCGCCAGAATATTAACAACTCATAAATATAATAAACGGATTCAAAGTTTCGTAGCGGTTAATGATACCTTTGGAGAAAGTGGAAAACCCATGGAACTTTTAAAGAAATATAATATTGATCGTGATTCTATTATCAATCATATACAATTTGTTTTAAAAAATAAAAACAAATAA